A window from Chrysiogenia bacterium encodes these proteins:
- a CDS encoding response regulator: MDAPSRRILVVDDDPRIGRLTGKLLSKMFLGANVFVSPSGPAGLDVVRQHRPHVIILDHVMPEMDGKEFLRDLRTDTWGRDIPVLVMSGYDLDVLYREEPKVEFLRKPPRRGAMEDALVKLLIQILGGKPVLECTEEFLALREGLGEKLFVERTSSRRPGGLLGRWRKR; the protein is encoded by the coding sequence ATGGACGCACCGAGCCGAAGAATCCTGGTAGTGGACGACGATCCCCGGATCGGTCGCCTGACGGGTAAGTTGCTCTCGAAGATGTTTCTTGGCGCCAACGTGTTCGTCTCGCCCAGCGGCCCGGCCGGGCTCGATGTGGTGCGCCAGCACCGCCCCCACGTCATCATTCTCGATCACGTCATGCCCGAGATGGATGGCAAGGAATTCCTGCGCGACCTGCGCACCGATACCTGGGGGCGCGACATTCCGGTGCTGGTCATGAGCGGCTACGACCTCGACGTACTCTACCGCGAGGAGCCAAAGGTGGAGTTCCTTCGCAAGCCGCCGCGGCGCGGCGCCATGGAGGACGCGCTCGTCAAACTGCTCATTCAGATTCTGGGCGGCAAACCCGTCCTCGAGTGCACCGAAGAGTTTCTCGCCCTGCGCGAGGGTTTGGGCGAGAAGCTTTTTGTCGAGCGCACTTCCTCGCGGCGCCCCGGCGGCCTGCTGGGCAGGTGGAGAAAGCGCTAG